Proteins from a genomic interval of Lolium perenne isolate Kyuss_39 chromosome 1, Kyuss_2.0, whole genome shotgun sequence:
- the LOC127315622 gene encoding V-type proton ATPase subunit C-like codes for MPTKYLIVTLPVQSAAGDSEASLWRRLQESISRNSLDTPLYRFTLPRFRGTTFNSLIALSDELVRSNVLIEGLALKIRKQIEDLERDRNAGSGTLAVDGVPVDSYLSRFVWDEDKYPVKPPLKEIVASILSRVRKIEDRLKVQAADYNSVKNQVKSITRKQSISLVTRDLSNLVKAEDIITSEHLTTLLAVVPKYSQQDWLSSYEFFDTFVVPRSSKRLYEDNEYALYTVTLFAKVVDNFKVCAREKGFLIRDFTYSPEAQESKKGELEKLRQDEDAIRTSLLQFLYASYSEVFSSWMHFSAVFLFAESILRYGLSTPFLCAVLAPSPKSEKNLSSILEELCGFANSKYWKSEDGDLGDESHPYVSSTINVV; via the exons ATGCCGACGAAATATTTGATCGTCACCCTCCCCGTGCAATCCGCCGCCGGCGACTCTGAAGcctccctctggcgccgcctccagGAGTCCATCTCCCGCAACTCCCTCGACACCCCGCTCTACCGC TTCACCCTCCCGCGCTTCAGAGGCACCACGTTCAACTCCCTCATCGCCCTCAGCGACGAACTCGTCAGG TCGAACGTCTTGATCGAGGGGCTGGCGCTTAAGATCCGGAAGCAGATCGAGGACCTAGAACGCGACAGAAACGCCGGTAGTGGCACCCTCGCCGTCGACGGCGTCCCGGTCGACTCCTACCTCTCCAG GTTTGTGTGGGATGAGGATAAGTACCCGGTAAAGCCGCCACTCAAGGAAATCGTCGCCAGCATCCTATCACGGGTCCGCAAGATCGAAGATCGCTTGAAG GTTCAAGCAGCGGACTATAATTCTGTTAAGAACCAGGTTAAATCAATAACCAGAAAGCAAAGTATAAG CTTAGTGACACGTGATCTTTCGAACCTGGTAAAGGCAGAGGATATTATCACTTCCGAACATCTAACAACACTTCTTGCTGTTGTTCCAAAATACTCCCAACAGGACTGGTTGTCATCCTATGAGTTTTTCGACACATTTGTG GTGCCGAGATCATCTAAAAGACTTTATGAGGATAATGAATATGCTCTCTACACTGTAACACTATTTGCTAAGGTTGTTGACAATTTTAAAGTCTGTGCCCGTGAGAAAGGTTTTCTG ATCCGAGATTTCACGTACAGTCCTGAAGCACAGGAAAGCAAGAAGGGCGAACTGGAAAAGCTCCGGCAAGACGAGGATGCTATTAGAACATCTCTTCTGCAATTCTTATATGCCAGCTACAGCGAG GTATTCAGTTCTTGGATGCATTTTTCTGCTGTATTTCTCTTTGCAGAGAGCATTCTTAGATACGGTCTGTCAACACCATTCCTG TGTGCTGTTCTAGCACCGTCTCCGAAGAGTGAGAAAAACCTAAGCAGCATATTAGAAGAGCTTTGTGGCTTTGCTAATAG CAAATACTG